The genomic DNA AGCTGAGCAAAACACAATCTGCTATCATTGGTGTGCTACCCAGCTGACTTTCTTCATCCTGTTCATCATCAGTGAACTTTTCATCCTGTCGGCAATGGCGTATGACCGTTACGTGGCCATCTGTGACCCTCTGCTCTACACAGTAGTTATGTCCCCGAGAGCATGCTGGGTGCTGGTTGCAGTCCCCTATGTTTACAGTGCCTCCGTTTCTCTGATAACTACCATTAAGATATTTACTTCATCCTTCTGTGGCtataacatcattagtcatttcTACTGTGACAGTCTCCCCTTGCTAACTTTGCTGTGCTCAAGCACATGGGAAATTGAGCTGTTCATACTGACCTGTTCCGTGTTTAATTTGGTTTCATCTTTTCTGATAGTCCTTGTATCTTACATACTGATCCTTAAGGCCATCCTAAAAATGAACACTGCACAGGGCAGGCAGAAGGCTTTCTCCACGTGCGGCTCTCATCTGACAGTGGTGGCTGTACTTTATGCCACCCTAGCCTTTATGTATATGCAGCCCAAATCCAGCCACTCTTTTGATACTGACAAAATGGCCTCTGTATTTTTCACTTTGGTCATACCCATGCTGAACCCTATGATCTACAGCTTGAGGAACAAGGAAGTAAAAGGTGCTCTGCATAGGATGTGGAAAAATCTCTGCAAAATTCCTATGTAAAAGTAAATATAGAAGGCATGCAAGATAAATTAGATTATAGACAACTGTTTATTTTATGTGGCAAATTACTCAAAAGCAGTAATGTCTGAAAATCATGCACACTAGGAATGGTTTCTCTTGTGTCAACTGTAGATGTTCACGTCGTGATCATTCTTCCAGTGCCAACTTTGGTTTAACCTCAAGTTtcagtgcaagagactca from Budorcas taxicolor isolate Tak-1 chromosome 15, Takin1.1, whole genome shotgun sequence includes the following:
- the LOC128060311 gene encoding olfactory receptor 8K3-like — protein: MGWMDKQNQTVPGEFILTGITGRPELQAPCFVLFLTVYAVSAVGNLGMIVLTKVDSKLQTPMYFFLRNLAFIDLGYSTSVGPKMLVNFVAEQNTICYHWCATQLTFFILFIISELFILSAMAYDRYVAICDPLLYTVVMSPRACWVLVAVPYVYSASVSLITTIKIFTSSFCGYNIISHFYCDSLPLLTLLCSSTWEIELFILTCSVFNLVSSFLIVLVSYILILKAILKMNTAQGRQKAFSTCGSHLTVVAVLYATLAFMYMQPKSSHSFDTDKMASVFFTLVIPMLNPMIYSLRNKEVKGALHRMWKNLCKIPM